The Aerococcaceae bacterium DSM 111021 DNA segment GGTATCGAAATGAACCGTAAAATGTTAGCTGATTTAGCAGTTAACGATGAAGCAGCTTTCACAGCTTTAGTAGAACAAGCAAAAGCAGCTTTAGCTTAATCTAAGTTTTGAGTCTCAGTAATGAGACTCCTTTTTTATTGCAAAAAATACCTAAAAATTGAAATTTTGAATCGTTATTTGTTGCCAATATAAAGAGAGATGGTTAAGATATAAATTAGATAAAGGAGGAATCATATGAATTATATTTGGCGTTATATTAAAAAGTATCCGGGACTTCTTACATTAGATGTATTCGGAAGCCTTTTTTTTGTACTTGTTAACTTGGGTTTACCTACTGTGCTTTCAATTATGATTGACGATGCTATTATTCCAGGGAATCAAAGTTTATTATTCACTCTAGCAATGGTTATGTTAGGGGTTATTATTTTGGGTGCACTCGGACGAATTATATTGTCCTACGCCTCAAGTAAATTAACGAATGTCATGATACGTGATATGCGTAATGATATCTTCGATTATACTCAAAAGTTTTCGCATCAAGAGTTTGAGTCAATAGGTGTACCGTCTCTAGTGACGCGTGTGACTAACGACGCATTCGTCTTAATGCAGTTCGCTGAGATGGCGCTTCGATTAGGTGTCAATACACCGTTGATGTTCTTTGGAAGTATTGTCATGATCATTATTACAAGTCCATCATTGGCTTGGATTGTGGCGGCTTCAATGCCATTCTTATTATTTGCAATCTATGTGATTGCGAAGAAATCAAGACCTTTATCTGAAGGACAACAAACGTCTTTAGATAAAATTAATCAGTATGCGAGAGAAAATTTAACCGGTTTACGCGTGATTCGTTCTTTTGCTCGTGAAGAATATCAAGAAGAACGATTCAATAAAGAAAGTAATCATTATAAGAATATCGCAACCCGCTTATTCAAATTAATGGCTACTGCCAATCCAATCTTCATGCATATCTTGGTTTGGATGATTGTTCTTATTATGGGACTATCATTACAACCTTTATCAGTTGGAGAATTACAAATTGGTAACCTAGTTGCCTTCGTTGAATATGCTTTTCACGCTTTATTCTCAGTCATGATGTTCTCACAACTATTCATTATGTATCCAAGAATGAACGTTTCTGCGAATCGTATACAAGAGATTATGAACACAGAAATTTCTATCAATGTGAATGAAGATGGTGTAACACAAACTGAAACGCATGGTTACTTAACCTTTGATAATGTAACGTTTGCTTATCCAGGGGAAACTGAGAACCCAGTGCTACATAATATTAGCTTTGAAGCTAAGCCGGGCGAAATGGTTGCCTTCATCGGAAGTACCGGGAGTGGTAAATCGACCTTGGTTCAATTGATTCCTCGTTTCTTTGATGTAACCTTAGGTCGAATTATTCTTGATGGTGTAGATGTTCGTGATTATAACTTGAAGGCTTTACGTCAGAAGATTGGCTTTATCCCTCAAAAGGCGCTGTTATTTACCGGAACGATTGGTGAGAACTTGCGTTATGGGAAGTATAATGCAACTGACAAAGAGTTAGAGCGTGCAAGTGATGTGGCTCAAGCAAGTGATTTTATCCATAAGACACAAGAACGTTACCACTCATTCTTAGCTGAAGGTGGAACCAACTTATCAGGTGGACAAAAGCAACGTCTATCAATTGCACGTGCGGTTGTTAAACGACCAGATGTGTATATCTTTGATGATAGTTTCTCTGCACTCGATTATAAGACCGATGCTGAATTACGTCGACGCTTGAAAGAAGTGACAACGAAATCAACGGTCTTAGTTGTTGCTCAACGTGTCAGTTCAATTATGAACGCAGATCAAATCATCGTTTTAAACGAAGGCGAGATTATTGGACGTGGGACGCATGAGGAATTGATGGTAGAGAACGAAATTTACCGTGATATTGCGAATTCACAAATGAAAAATCAAACAATAGAAGAGTAAAGGAGTGAGCTAGATGAAAGAAATAAAAACTTTTGGAAATTTATGGAAATATTTAAAAAACTATAACAAACAACTAATCCTAGCCCTCATCCTCTTAATCATTAACGTGTTAATGACTGTAATTGAGCCTTTTATATTAGGATTAGCGATCACAGAAATTACTCAAAACGTGGTTGATATTGCTCGTGGTGTTGAAGGAGCTGGAATCAATTATGAATATATTATGACGATTCTTATTGTGTATGTGATTCGTGGTTTCATTGTCCAAGGAACGAATTATGGATCAAACGTCTTTATTACAATTGCTGTTCAGAATACGACTCGTGATTTACGTGATGATATTATTCGTAAGATTCACCGTCTGCCAGTGGCTTACTTTGACCGTAACCAATTTGGAGATATCTTAGGACGTATTACAAGTGACGTTGAGACGGTTTCAAACTCACTTCAACAAGGAATTATCCAAGTTACAACGGCATTCTTTTCAATTATATTCGTTACGATTATGATGCTTACATTGAATTGGCAATTAGCTCTCGTTGTATTTATGAGTATGCCGGTATCA contains these protein-coding regions:
- a CDS encoding ABC transporter ATP-binding protein; this encodes MNYIWRYIKKYPGLLTLDVFGSLFFVLVNLGLPTVLSIMIDDAIIPGNQSLLFTLAMVMLGVIILGALGRIILSYASSKLTNVMIRDMRNDIFDYTQKFSHQEFESIGVPSLVTRVTNDAFVLMQFAEMALRLGVNTPLMFFGSIVMIIITSPSLAWIVAASMPFLLFAIYVIAKKSRPLSEGQQTSLDKINQYARENLTGLRVIRSFAREEYQEERFNKESNHYKNIATRLFKLMATANPIFMHILVWMIVLIMGLSLQPLSVGELQIGNLVAFVEYAFHALFSVMMFSQLFIMYPRMNVSANRIQEIMNTEISINVNEDGVTQTETHGYLTFDNVTFAYPGETENPVLHNISFEAKPGEMVAFIGSTGSGKSTLVQLIPRFFDVTLGRIILDGVDVRDYNLKALRQKIGFIPQKALLFTGTIGENLRYGKYNATDKELERASDVAQASDFIHKTQERYHSFLAEGGTNLSGGQKQRLSIARAVVKRPDVYIFDDSFSALDYKTDAELRRRLKEVTTKSTVLVVAQRVSSIMNADQIIVLNEGEIIGRGTHEELMVENEIYRDIANSQMKNQTIEE